A stretch of Apium graveolens cultivar Ventura unplaced genomic scaffold, ASM990537v1 ctg3654, whole genome shotgun sequence DNA encodes these proteins:
- the LOC141701254 gene encoding putative F-box protein At1g32420 produces the protein MGGFVSRSSKHKDDPRLPLVHEDLIRGEILPRLPVKSLVRFRCVCKSWNLLLSNDPIFVQSHLTRNCMDPNKCGLITRCLPRNIHKYKVHPLRSRYLELGGSVNGLVCVYHFDDHAITYFGIWNPATNQYKDISLPPSTAATSDFCFGLGFNSVANDYKLVFVVIYHERPLLSYVYSCNHSSWVNNIVKSDFVARGVHYAPPTIVQGCPYWFNSSVKCLEHSYVVSFDIQHGVFRLLPGIDFVNSPSILKLLVNFRDSLTLLLCDSSPSTLSKSVDVYMLDERCSLWTKNYIVDPITIPGNMFLTHSFRNGDLLFAAVNKDELLLVRVNPETQTITKSETYSYDSSRWNLFFSYSLDYTESLVSIKGSG, from the coding sequence ATGGGGGGTTTTGTAAGCCGATCATCTAAACACAAAGACGATCCTCGTCTACCTCTTGTACATGAAGATTTAATTCGGGGGGAGATACTTCCAAGATTGCCTGTTAAATCACTTGTGAGATTCCGATGTGTTTGCAAATCCTGGAATCTTCTGCTATCCAACGACCCTATTTTTGTCCAATCTCATCTCACTCGCAATTGCATGGATCCCAACAAATGTGGCTTGATTACCAGGTGTCTTCCCCGTAATATCCACAAGTACAAAGTCCATCCTCTCAGGTCTAGATACTTGGAGCTAGGCGGTTCCGTTAACGGATTAGTTTGTGTTTACCATTTCGATGATCACGCTATTACATATTTTGGAATATGGAACCCTGCTACAAATCAATACAAGGATATTTCCCTCCCTCCTTCAACTGCAGCTACTTCTGACTTCTGTTTCGGATTAGGTTTTAATTCTGTTGCTAATGATTATAAACTCGTATTCGTTGTTATATATCATGAACGTCCATTACTATCTTATGTTTACTCCTGTAATCACTCTTCTTGGGTTAACAATATTGTGAAATCTGATTTCGTAGCACGCGGTGTGCATTATGCACCCCCTACAATTGTACAGGGTTGTCCTTATTGGTTTAATTCTAGTGTCAAATGCCTTGAACACTCTTATGTCGTATCTTTCGATATCCAACATGGAGTTTTTAGGTTGTTGCCTGGAATTGATTTTGTCAACAGCCCCTCAATACTTAAGTTGCTCGTGAATTTCAGGGATTCTCTTACGCTCTTGCTTTGTGATTCTTCCCCTTCTACTCTTTCGAAATCAGTTGATGTTTATATGTTGGATGAAAGATGCAGTCTTTGGACCAAGAACTACATAGTTGATCCAATCACCATTCCTGGCAATATGTTTTTAACTCATTCCTTTAGGAATGGTGATTTATTATTTGCCGCGGTTAACAAGGACGAGCTGTTATTGGTTCGTGTCAATCCTGAAACCCAAACAATTACCAAAAGTGAGACCTATTCCTATGATAGCTCTCGTTGGAACCTCTTTTTCTCATATAGCCTTGATTACACTGAGAGTCTAGTGTCTATCAAGGGGAGCGGATGA